One Brassica oleracea var. oleracea cultivar TO1000 chromosome C7, BOL, whole genome shotgun sequence genomic window carries:
- the LOC106302282 gene encoding uncharacterized protein LOC106302282 encodes MSPPKLNDEEIDRAGEASADAALVYLRKEDWEKVSTWLIKSKPLRIGPSLLDAEIGTRLMDRTEWLHNSEIDAMMYVYRERTSLKRWKLHRVAFMSVVFSNMIKKEYESFKAGIRKYKLHDLLVQYGKGVLPPHGQTQEIWNVDVDRLYVPVHVSGNHWIALCISFVTRSIDVFDCSGRKRYKELDGFANLVPRIVKAVQPPSYQKDFTFAAYTVHYVPMGKLNKSACDCGVYTIKFIECHSLGLKLSMVNDGNIKEARHRILWDLWEAANDPELVERMSNYEPPECLTSTVEEIL; translated from the exons ATGTCCCCACCGAAGTTAAATGATGAGGAAATAGATCGAGCCGGAGAAGCCTCAGCAGATGCGGCATTGGTGTATCTTCGTAAAGAGGATTGGGAAAAAGTTAGCACTTGGTTAATTAAATCCAA ACCTCTACGGATTGGACCTTCATTGTTAGATGCTGAGATTGGTACTCGTCTTATGGATAGAACCGAGTGGCTTCACAACTCG GAGATTGACGCCATGATGTACGTATACAGGGAGAGAACATCTCTGAAACGATGGAAACTTCACCGTGTCGCCTTCATGTCTGTTGTCTTCAGCAACATGATTAAAAAGGAGTATGAGAGTTTCAAGGCGGGTATAAGAAAATACAAGCTTCATGATTTGCTAGTGCAGTACGGCAAAGGGGTCCTTCCACCACATGGACAGACACAAGAGATATGGAATGTAGATGTGGATCGACTGTATGTCCCTGTTCATGTTAGCGGGAATCATTGGATCGCATTGTGTATCAGTTTCGTGACGAGGAGCATTGATGTGTTTGATTGCTCGGGCAGAAAAAGGTACAAGGAATTGGATGGGTTCGCAAATCTTGTTCCTCGTATTGTCAAGGCAGTTCAGCCACCGAGTTACCAGAAGGACTTTACGTTCGCTGCATATACGGTTCACTATGTCCCCATGGGTAAGCTGAATAAAAGTGCATGTGATTGTGGTGTCTATACAATAAAGTTCATCGAGTGCCACTCGCTTGGATTGAAGTTGTCGATGGTGAATGATGGTAACATCAAAGAAGCTCGCCACAGAATTTTGTGGGATCTATGGGAAGCGGCAAACGACCCGGAATTGGTTGAGAGGATGTCAAATTATGAACCTCCAGAGTGTCTCACTTCAACCGTAGAAGAGATTCTGTGA
- the LOC106302280 gene encoding uncharacterized protein LOC106302280, producing the protein MELELPKRVYAEGLEPQVKKINNCCRMELIRDLKKAMPAEYDDVKIDPVFKHIMAIAENNLKFSGKLVDSFLCKQLITSKMHEKWFIFARKPLRFSLQEYHTVTGLKISRESSCDVIKWKSDGGFWSELLRTGGKITLQSIKKVHLQEVHSWSRRDRMRLIYLCVIMGVVMGRDEKVNIPHMYIKLVMDLEKLRNFHWGLHSYDFLLSSIEKVRKKLGKKNSYIFEGFSYAFQIWIMEAIPDFGEICGSKVSDSFCGPRCGNWKGVAKVSYEDIIQLEESFTEKGDLFSVISVSGNGDVLRDADYTRKDEMEDERVELLLDRIKKNFDWSNTEWPVIEDEETEMEEADTESEADKSVDATDIAADVETSSVHVAGRGKRKIQDEGAESRKKKLLCKRTAEKKQSIDQETKSFIEGLVHSSISSLGDILRAQMASMESMFKERIGNMEIEVSQLREAISLRAEGSVPKSKTDEAAPKTKTAQAPAKKKVNQAQAQAPAKEKVLPKRKCRT; encoded by the exons ATGGAGTTAGAGCTACCTAAGCGAGTGTATGCAGAGGGTTTAGAACCTCAGGTGAAGAAGATCAATAACTGCTGCCGCATGGAACTTATCAGAGATCTGAAGAAAGCTATGCCTGCGGAGTACGATGATGTCAAGATAGATCCTGTTTTCAAACATATCATGGCGATTGCGGAAAATAACCTCAAGTTTTCGGGGAAATTGGTGGATAGCTTCTTGTGTAAGCAGCTGATTACCTCGAAGATGCATGAGAAGTGGTTTATATTTGCAAGGAAGCCTCTCCGGTTTTCGCTTCAGGAGTACCACACTGTGACAGGCCTCAAGATCTCGCGGGAAAGTAGCTGTGACGTAATTAAATGGAAAAGTGATGGCGGATTTTGGAGTGAACTACTAAGGACAGGTGGTAAGATCACCTTGCAGTCGATCAAAAAGGTGCATCTACAAGAAGTTCACAGCTGGTCTCGGCGTGATAGGATGAGGTTGATCTACTTGTGTGTGATAATGGGTGTGGTGATGGGGAGAGATGAGAAGGTGAACATCCCTCATATGTACATCAAGCTGGTGATGGATCTCGAGAAGCTTCGGAACTTCCATTGGGGTCTTCACTCCTACGACTTCTTACTGAGTTCCATTGAGAAGGTTAGGAAGAAGTTGGGTAAGAAGAACAGCTACATTTTCGAGGGGTTCTCCTATGCGTTCCAGATTTGGATTATGGAAGCAATTCCGGATTTTGGAGAAATATGTGGCAGCAAAGTCTCGGACAGTTTCTGCGGTCCAAGGTGTGGAAATTGGAAAGGAGTTGCAAAAGTTTCTTATGAAGATATCATTCAACTTGAGGAATCGTTTACTGAGAAG GGAGATTTGTTCTCGGTAATTTCAGTAAGTGGCAATGGTGATGTGTTGAGGGATGCTGATTATACAAGGAAGGATGAGATGGAAGATGAGCGTGTGGAGCTTCTTCTCGATAGGATTAAAAAGAACTTTGATTGGAGCAACACAGAATGGCCAGTTATAGAGGATGAAGAGACTGAGATGGAGGAAGCCGATACAGAGTCAGAAGCTGATAAGAGTGTGGATGCTACTGATATTGCAGCAGATGTGGAGACATCTTCGGTCCATGTTGCTGGAAGAGGCAAGAGAAAGATTCAGGATGAAGGAGCCGAGTCAAGAAAGAAGAAGTTGTTGTGTAAGCGAACAGCAGAAAAAAAACAGAGTATTGATCAAGAAACTAAGAGTTTCATTGAGGGTTTGGTCCACTCATCTATCAGTTCCTTGGGCGATATACTCAGAGCGCAAATGGCGAGTATGGAGAGCATGTTCAAAGAGAGGATCGGCAACATGGAGATCGAGGTTTCACAGCTCAGGGAAGCAATCAGTTTGAGGGCAGAAGGAAGCGTTCCTAAGAGCAAAACCGATGAAGCTGCGCCTAAGACCAAAACCGCTCAAGCTCCTGCAAAGAAAAAGGTCAATCAAGCTCAAGCTCAAGCTCCAGCAAAGGAAAAGGTACTTCCTAAAAGAAAGTGTAGAACTTGA